The region GGTCGCAAGTTAACAACGCCAGTCGGAGGCtgtcctggtttcgggataggaatcatgacagcggatttccagctctcgggcactacgccatccaaccatactttgtttattgtgccaagtagttgagggagtgcagcgctactcaggttcttgtacacctcatatTGAATGTTGTCCGGggcgggcgctgttttccgtttcgcatcatctattgcagccagcaaatCAGGcttagagaatggacacgcaattccatctatttcgacatcagacggcatttgatatacatccgctgggatgcctgccatatttaaactagcggatgaagaagacacagcatcgtatttcggaaaaaactttcgcgctgcttctttggcgaaaccATCTGGCGGCAAGTTGGCctgaagcatgcggttgccgctgcgtcaatcgaacggcgaccgcgtttcattgtacggaatgttcgccagagagaggcatttcgaggattttgcagaaaattgttcgcaccacgcatgccactgccgtcgtgAGAAATCGCGTTCAGATTTgcatgccttagctgtaagatagtgtaattgcatacgtgcctgcgacgaagtagattctctcgtagcagccagctcggcttgacggcgtgccgcccacaagttaagaaggccgaggtctggtggccgtcgaccaacatcagtccaggtggtagttgtagcccTGTTGAGCGCTGCTtttatgcgctcaacaaggattggctaagaatctgaggagagattgtccatacaggagcggaaactgtcccagttgatcacagaacatttgtagcgtaaaggtcggaaacgtgaggtgtgaagaccgtcGATGATAGGGTAATGATCACTTCCCcggcagtctggctccatgtgccaggagggagtacccggtcccgaccaccacgtcaagtatggagcataggaagcactgcgagtttgacgcactggccgtgttgctatCCCAGGATGGTTGATCAGCaaaaattgggcatccgtgaaggcgtcccgcgcACGCCTggcacgagggcttgaagtggggtacccccatcCTGGTGAgaggcgttaaagtcgcctccgactaaaatcgggcacccgggatactgccgacggacacttgctaaccagccaagattaatacaaGAGGAAGCACCACCGACTGGTCTAACATAAAATGAAACGACCGCAACGAATCCCGTCtcaagtttcgcagccactgccactacctcttgatacgacatgcaccagttttcgagagcaaggcgtacatgcggaaaacgtgagtccacatacaccgccgcctttcccggggcagcagcagtttgtacacgattTCCAGttaaacagcgcaacggcacaaggccagaggacaagaaaggacgatacacagcgctgtcctctggccttgtgccgttgcgctgtttcactggaaatcatgtcagaccaacgtgcccatcagttattgttgtacagtttgtacacgacggtctagcattgaaggagacatgtaggcactgaagcctggaatcgatggcaaggcgtttgttttcTGTAGCAGCATGACCTATACCatgagcttgtgaatttgtagtcgggtcttgagctctcccaccttcgtggaaatgcctctgcagttccactgcagcacaccagcacgactggaacttgccatttcaaGTTACTAGCCCAAGTGCTGTAGCATCACGgatgtcaggttggacaactgttTGACAAGTCGCAGAGtggtccagtggcattgcggtaatctgggaagaagcggcagcaaatgacactggtgggcggcatgaaggcgatgttgctgcgccattgatagatgtggcggatgattctgCTACCCGTCTGCGTCGAGCGAgaagttcacggcgttgccggagcttggtgacctccgctaaaagacttgcgatttgttcgtcgactgcggccatatcgtcctgcggtagttcaggcacactgcacGGCTTTGCTGGCTGATttcggatgcgttcttttcgcacagtatcgttagaagactgctgagctgaaggatcatgcgaggtgggctcagggagctccggccactcgtcgtcatcccactggagagctgcgaaccgattggatgtcggcaatgaagttatactgtcttgtattggccaatgtttagtcattcgacgacgagcctgttgtgttgccttttgtttcgtcggacagcttggagatgttatctcgtggtcgtcggcaTTGCAAAGTTCACATCGATAAGCCAccttcccttccgatgtactttcaccggcagcagtgaaggggcaggatttccgcatatgtccagtacggaagcagttatagcaatataccgcactcggtttatatggtcGAGGTCTTAAAATACAGcaataatagtacagacgggctggtagtgtcagagggccttgcaaggtgactgtgcaagagcgcccctttcccatgcgtcgggcctggatgacacggtgcgtgggacagtacagctcacgctggagggcagtttgatcctcagtgatatcgacgttgtagacgatgCAGCGCTGCATGTCGGAGCCTTCAaataaatacacttgtactggcactgagaatTCGCCTGTCAGTGAAATGCTGGTGAGCGTTTTCAGCCGTtatacggcagtcagagtcggaagacacactgcaatggtgttggactttgtcctggctgtgaagcccagAAAATTATTgattccgaggcacgcgtccaagttagcttgtaaaatcttgttgggtatatccgtgaggATTTTGTTAGCCAGTGATTAattggtcactttgtaagaagacgatccgggtgcaggctccaccgagttctcgatcttaagacaagtgcgcttaccttgggagccatcacttgccgcaggtggaatcggttggctgtcgtttgagggacgcttttgagttgcgcgagggcacttttgcacgggtagaggtgccgataagtctaTTGGAACgacctgttcatcatgccgtgcggtttgaggcctaTCCGGTGGtgcagagttgatggccatgtgccctggtggcagatcactcacgagcaatCGGGCATTTTGGTAAGACAGGaagggtgcatctgccgatgaaccgggagcacaaagctggacctggcgccgcggatcaggagtcgactgcgtggcaggtgatgccacccTGGAAGAGCtgcctccgccagcgtggcagcggaggcactgagcctagcgtcagtgcccatcTCAGCTGCCCTCATGCATGGTTTCCAGGAGGCCTCAGatggtgggaggacgtccggagcttcttcagaaggcgaggatgcagctctcttcaaatagggcacgtatttactgGATGGTGAGGTTCTTCTGAAGAGCGCTGTGCAGCCACTTttgcagggacacacttcttcaGCCCCTGTCTGccttattctgtgtccttgttttttgcgcttttacttacagcatggaaaaccaactcgcccaaacgcggccATTAATCAGTTATGATTGCCGTAGAAAACCAGCGGGGAACGTGCTTGACGATGGCAAAAACCTTAATAGCAAAAGAATGCACTTTGCCGGCGGGAGATCGGCGGCTATATTGACTGTTATAATGAAATATGGCACTATATAAAAAGTTGCGTTggtaaactctttcccgttgaaaaacaTCTTGTCCAAAACTGCTGGGTATGGACCGTGCTGCTCACGAAACATTTATACGTAGGAAACCAATGAGCACAGTTATGCTTTGCGGAACGCTCTGTATATTTACGCTCATTATCGTGTTCACGTGTTTTGCAGATAGGGCTAAGTTAAAGCAGAGCATTAGTGCCGGTCGTGGCTAATTATTATAATTTAGCAGCACTCAGTAGAGctcaattttttatttcattgattGTCCACGCGCGATACATTAGCCCGCAAGAGCAATGTGAGGTACTGCACTGTCCGTACCTACATGTAGCACGCAAAGGACACAATTTCAGCTTTTAAACATGTATAGCCCGTGATCTGCCTACCGTAAATTACGGTACGTTAAAGCCAGTTAATTAGCCATGCATGTTAAAAACTTGTAGCGCAAAGAAATGCAACAGAGGATTGAAAAGAAGCGCATGGAAGTGTTCGCTTCATCCCCTGCCTTCTTTTGTGTTGTATGGTTTCATGCAATTAGTGGGTCACATGGCTAGCTTTAAAAAGACGTCTCATCCTCTAGGACACACCTCTGCGTTGCGAGCGACCGAGTCACTTCGACAGACGCAACAGGGCCGGGAGCTGCATCCTCCTTCATATATGCGCACGCTTCCGTGGCACCTACACCGCTCCTTCCTCCATGATGACGATGCAGTCACACCACCTATAGGCGCTGAACTAAGAAGTGCAATTAGCGGCAGTCGCCTTAGTGCCCCAAAATCAGGTCGTAGACTAATAGAGCAGTAGTTGGTCGTAGATGGAATTGCGATAGGCTTAGCGGCTCACTATACATCCTAACAGATTCGTAAACCGTGTATCGTAACATCAAAAGCAGGATAACGCCGCTCGCGGATAGTATCCCAGAACACAAATATTTAGACGACAATAATGAATACATAAAAAATGGCCCAACTATCAAATCTACTACAAATATTTGGTGTCGGCACCAGATCCCGATGGCGTCACAGGGAGCGAGAGAGCACACGCCTCAGCCCGAGCATTTCCCCCCGGTCACTTTACAGGGATGCTGTGCAACCCCCTACGCCGCTGCTAACCTTCACAGACATATTTCAGCACATCGAGCTTTCCCGCAGGATATAACGGCCCGACGGTCAAAACGTTTGATAAAGTCGAAGACATATCACTTCGAAAAATTCAGACAAACACCTTTAATCCATATAGGCTGCACGCCATTTACCAGGAGTCGCTCGACTCGAAATGCTAGTTCTGCGAGGAGAAGGCTGAATTATATCACACCATATATGCCTGTCAAGATAACAGGTGCATAGACGACATAGAAAAGGCAACGCAGGGGGATGCGAGGCAGCTCTGTCCAGTCCCAACGGTACGTACCAGAAGTACCTCGTCACTAGAACCCAGGCAGCATCCTTCGCCAAAGGAGTTTCAGAATAAGGACCCCACCCGACGAGATCTCCCAAGAGAGCCAATAAACCATTTTTACcacctccaccaccaccacctcttcaATATAAAAAATCGAAACAAGTCACGATCAAGATATGCAGAAAATCGAAGGAAACGCTATTTTCGCGAATTTTTACCAACCTAGTAAACGCGGGAAAAATAAGAAAGCAGTAATCTCAATCCCATATTGTCGCCAGCTCTTCCTAGTTGGCTGCTGCCCTTGTTCGACTCTACAGCCTCACCTATTTAAGAAGGCCGCTTCATTTTCTGAGAGCGAACCACCAATTCACGTGCTCCGACATCGCAGTGGTCAGTAAAACCTGCCGTATTATTTATATTCCTTTAGTTACGGCTTGACTTTAGTTTTGTATAGACGTAATAGCGTGGGCAAtctctgaaacaaaaaaaatctttctAATATGAAACTTGCAGTTGACAAGTTCTTAGACAAGATACAAACCTCAAATATGTTGTGCAAGCGAATTTAGAAATAGCGGACACAACTTAGCAAAGCCCGCGTGCAGTGCAGTACAGTGCACGGTGCTGCGGTCACGGCTTGCTCCGTATCGCCCAAGGTCGATTCATCGCAGATGCATCGCCACCAAGATCGCCTCCGACATGGGGAGAACGAAGATGGCCGCTCGCGCCGGCGGGCGCCGCAGGTTGTTCGAAAGTTTTCAACTGTGCTTTGTGCTGCACCAGTGTGAAATGCGGTGTTTAGAGTGAAAATATAATCAAACCTCTGAAGTCGCGTGTATACTTGGGTTAGGCGCAGTATGTGACGTGAAGGGCTAAATTTTGGTCGCTTCTATGGTAGTCACTTCTCGCGTATTGCTTCCGATGCTGGCAGAAACTACTCTGATCGGAATGCACATTAGCAGCCGATTTGCTCAAAAGATAAAGCGTGCGTGTGATTCGACGAGAGTGGCGCACCGTTAGGAAGCATCTTTGCAAATGGTGCCACCAGGAAGAGTCTCGGTCGAGCCCTCGTGGGAGCACACCACGGCGGCCGGAGTTTCGTGCGGATGCATGCCACTTTGGCCTCGTTGCCTGCTCGCGTCAGCCATTACGTCCGCTCTCGTGGGACCCCATAGTCTCGTGCAGTCAGAGTTCGGCTGAGCAGTTTTCGCGGGCGACCGTCCTTGGACATACCTTCGATGTGGCCCTGCTCGCAGAGGATCCTTCACTGGCCAGTCTAGCTGCCACTGCGCTTCTACCCAAACACCCGGCGGCCATGACGAACGCGTCGCGCCCGGCTTCCTTCCCACGCGTCTGCTTATAGCAGGCGCTCGCCTCTGTGCGCCCGCTACGCTGCAGCCGTGCTGGTTAGTCCAGGAAAGCACCGTTGGGCGTGTGCGCCCTCCTCCGTTTCGCACgctccttcatcatcatcatcatcatcatcatcatcatcatcatcagccttactacacccactgcagggcaaaggcctctcccatgtcactccaattaaccctatcctttgccagctgcatccaccctttgcctgcaaacttcttaatctcatccgcccacctaactttctgccgccccctgctacgcttactttctcttggaattcactccgttacccttaaggaccagcggttatcttgccttcgcattacatgccctgcccaagcccatttctttctcttgatttcgattaggatgtcattaacccgtgtctattccctcacccactctgcccgcttccgatctcttaatgttacacctatcatttttctttccatggctcgctgcgttgtccttaacttaagctgaactcttttcgttagcctccacgtttctgccccgtaggtgagtaccggtaagattatgctgttgtacactttcctcttgagggaaattggtaaactgccactcatgatctgcgagaatttgccacagctgatccggatcatgagatggagataactagaaggaaaagaatggagtgaataataataataataataataataattggttttcggggaaaggaaatggcgcagtatctgtctcatatatcgttggacacctgaaccgcgccgtaagggaagggataaaggagggagtgaaagaagaaaggaagaagaggtgccgtagtggagggctccggaataatttcgaccacctggggatctttaacgtgcactgacatcgcacagcacacgggcgccttagcgtttttcctccataaaaacgcagccgccgcggtcgggttcgatccggagttcccgggttcgaacccgaccgcggcggctgcgtttttatggaggaaaaacgctaaggcgcctgtgtgctgtgcgatgtcagtgcacgttaaagatccccaggtggtcgaaattattccggagccctccactacggcacctcttcttcctttcttctttcactccctcctttatcccttcccttacggcgcggttcaggtgtccaacgatatatgagacagatactgcgccatttcctttccccgaaaagcaattattattaatattattattattcaccccattcttttccttctagttatctccatctcatgatccggatcagctgtcactacctgccctaagtagacgtattccgtcactatttctaggctctcgctgccaatagtaaactgttgttcccttgctaggctgttgaacattaccttggttttctgcatgttaatttttagacccatcgatctgctctgcctgtctaactcattgatcatgatttgcagttcacctcctgagtgactcagcaaggcaatgtcatcagcaaatcgcagattatttaggtattctccatttattcttattcccaactgttcccaattcaggcctcgaaatacctcctgtaaacatgcggtgaacagcattggcgagatcgtgtttccttgcctgacgcccttccttattggaattttattgctgactttatggaggactatagtagctgtgcagttgctatatatatcttccagtatttggacataaggctcttctaccctctgattacgcaatgcctgtatgactgctgaggtttccactgagtcgaatgctttctcgtaatcaatgaaagctatatatagaggttggttatattctgcgcatttctctatcacctgattggtagtgtgaatatgatctattgtggaatatcctttacgaaagcctgcctgatcatttggttgattaaagtctaacgttgccatgactctattagcgattaccttagtaaatactttgtaggcaacggatagtaagctgatcggcctgtaatttttcaagtccttggcgtctcccttcttatgaattaagataatgtttgcattcttccaagcttctggtacagtcgaggtcataaggcattgcgtatacagggtggctagtttttcaagcacgatgtcccctccatccttcaacagatcttctGTTACCCGACCTTCCCCAGcagctttcccccttttcattgcttctagggctttctttacttcatctttcattaCTAACGGCATGACGCATTgcttgttactggcgggatgacgcacgCTCCTTAGGGCTCTCGTTTTATGGATTACCAGACCATCAAACAGCTCCTCCGACAGGCGGTTCTGAGTGTTCCGACCGTAACGTGCGGCGGCGGCCGGCGCTTGTGGCGGTTTCCGGAAGCGCATGCAGACGGGCCCACCGCTAGGCACCTCGATTGCCCCAATCTATTTTCGCTACCattttgtcccaattaacaataGTTCTGCCATTTGTTCGGCAGCTCGTCGTCCCCGCATCACTCTGGCCGTATCCTGCAGTGTCCCCGTCGAGTACGGACCTACCTCACTGTATTATGCCACCTGACGCCTCAGGTGACATCTCCAACTGGAGTTATGCTTCCTCTATCCCCCTGAATATCGGAAATGTGTTACTGCAATGCATACTGTATTCACAGCCTAATGCAACATGTGCACTGGAATACAGTTTTTGCATATCGTAGCAGCTCTTCCTGAAAGGACCCCAGGCTGCAGGAGGTCCGAGAAATTCTTCACTGGGAGCAGATTCCCCCCAAAAATATACCTTCCTGAGCAAGTAAAATTGTCTTCTGTAATTCTCTCAGTAAGCGATAAATTGTTGTAAAATAATTTCCAGAGGCTACCTTTAAAAACTCCTGTTGTCATGAAAAAATATTCTTTCAGCACCCCGCCAATTCTTCAATTAAGTTATATATATTGCCTTTGCACCCGAAAAACTTTCCTGCGTGGGAATAAACTATTTATTCCGTGTGACGGAATAAAGTCAGTTCGCATCCCGTAATAGTCTCATAAGGCCTAAATGGCTGCAAATTTAATTCCAGAGACTACCTTTGAAAACTCCCTATATGCAGGAAAAAATTCCCCCCAGGCACCCCGTACCACTTCGTTGAacgaatccgccgcggtggctcagtcgtaaTGACACTCGGCTgatgacctgaaagacgcgggttcgacctcgACCGaggtggtcgcatttcaatgtaggcgaaatgctTAAGGCCCGTGTACTtagcgatgtcggtgcacgttaaagaagcccaggtggtcgaccTTATCTGGAGCGCTCCATTACGGCACCCGTCACAGTCTGAGTCCCTTTCATACTTTAAAACCCATAAActttcttgaaggaagcgaaaaaAACATTCCCATTGCGCGCGGGAAAAACATTCCTGGGcgataataaattatttattgtttattggctgaaaaaacgacaactTATTTGATACCCATTTGGGCATCTTTTCGTTaaattcgtgtttagtgtgtgggTTTTGGAAATTCCGACCGTGCTGCTCCTTTGGTACTGcattaagggtgtgacgcgatggTGTGTTGCATTAATTCCCGTATATAGAGAAGGTCCTTCTCTAGTATACATTCATACATCCCTGAGAGTCCTCGCACCACTGCAGGCGTAGTGCTGCAGTGGTTAAGCGCAGCgtcactgtcctgcgatggcaggtgctcccagcgtaGGGCATTGTGGggcccaggttgttcttcccgagcgacTAATCATTGACTGCcatctgccatggtgggcagtttgctcacgatCTGGTGGGAAGGTTCTGATAacgcctcaaggtcacgtgacctaggcggtccacctgcctcctagcttGCTCTCTGGGAACCACCTGCCAGAGACATGCCCGGGACTTTTCGGCCACAACGCCGGCACCACATTTTCTGGAGATCAGAGCATTTAGTGCTATCTTGTTAAAAACACTTGAAATATTTTCGTCGCTTCTATTTTTAGGGCTTAAGGAAAAATAAGCCGATTTCTGGATTCACTCGTCACCTTCAGTACACGCGCGGCCAGCCGTGCCAGAGCCGGCTCGCGCGGCGCTATGGGCAGCGCCTCATAAAACATAAAAGGAGTGTGAGTAAAGGAGTCCCTCTCGCTCAAGCATTCTCATAGCCAGCTTTGGGACGAGTTCGTTGAGTCCGGTGTCGTCCCTCAGGTAGGCCAGAAGCAGCAACAAAACGAGGGCGGACGCGACAGCCGCCACTGCGCTCAGGAAGGCCCAGTCAGACAGGAAGGCACGGCTAACGTCGCCGGCCCGTGATGAATCGCTGTTCAGGCCGGGCCCGCTTAGGCCTGGTAGTGCGGCGAGGCCTGCGtcaacgagagcagcagacttCTAAGCCACAAGTGCGCAGCTATGTTGTCAGGTTTATATGACAGCGGCAGCTGTTATGGGAAGTGCTCCTGTTCCGCGAGCTTGGCGTGGAGGTCTGAACAGCCAGGCAGTGTAGGATATGTCTGGGGTGGAGGAAATAGCAAGTGCGACAAAGCTGGGGTGCAGCGCCGCAGCGTAGGGCGCCGAGAGCGAGTGGCATGCACTACACTAGAGCGCAGAGGACAAGTTATGTATCAGCTGTAGCACGACGCAGCAGTAAAGAGCAGGGAAGATGTAGAGTGGTAGCGTAGTTTGCATAAAACtcatacagtattgtgcatttttatcgtgaagactttcaaaaatttccccgcctcaccCACtcgctcatttgcggtgaaactgcacagagagcttgcgtattatagtAACTTTTTATCGTAGCTAGTTTTACTATCGTAGTATCGTAGTATTTACTTAGGTGAGCCTTGCATGATGCAAAGACATAAATGCCTGCATCGAGATCGGTGAATCGAAACCCACAAATGCAGCTTTTTCGTTGAAGGGAGGCAGtgacgccatctgttttcggctgTCACCCCACGATGCTTTCGGAGAGTCACGAAAGCAGACGATATGAGCTGAATTTCATAGTCACTCGACAAAAAAGAGATCAAACAATTCTTTGAAAGATGAAGCCTCGTTAACTCAGTTGTTCTGATATATTTTT is a window of Amblyomma americanum isolate KBUSLIRL-KWMA chromosome 4, ASM5285725v1, whole genome shotgun sequence DNA encoding:
- the LOC144130100 gene encoding uncharacterized protein LOC144130100 — its product is MAQEEAEGAATVSACVADRCQGSPSDATFDESDTERGTDWGQHRRRPSVCDICQAEQGLAALPGLSGPGLNSDSSRAGDVSRAFLSDWAFLSAVAAVASALVLLLLLAYLRDDTGLNELVPKLAMRMLEREGLLYSHSFYVL